A section of the Sebastes fasciatus isolate fSebFas1 chromosome 21, fSebFas1.pri, whole genome shotgun sequence genome encodes:
- the LOC141759777 gene encoding myeloid cell surface antigen CD33-like encodes MSVISVRSVKMVTAIVLLNVFLVSGALAVCPKSPSLFITTPKQMEALSGSCLQIPCNFRVKSEEEFNSTRSTFGVWIKSNQDFAKNPHNVIFNSSSTDNIYPMSLTGDLSQKNCTTLFSIVNTSYTDWYYFRIENGSFRATASCDPLQITVKDSPPRPSIEISGDLKENQSVTITCSAFTPCPHCPPELTWTLQQDPHNKIEENTNRTFTTKIQKTFTLSDEHDGFNITCSARYPLNEGKDVKTAEERKTLSVSCKIIKCLLLDPVST; translated from the exons atgagtgtcatttcagtccggtctgtgaaaatggtgacagccatcgtgttactgaacgtcttcttagtttcag GTGCTTTGGCTGTTTGTCCTAAAAGCCCATCCCTATTCATCACTACACCAAAGCAGATGGAAGCACTGAGTGGATCCTGTCTGCAAATCCCATGTAACTTTAGAGTTAAATCAGAAGAGGAATTCAACAGCACAAGATCAACCTTCGGAGTGTGGATTAAAAGTAACCAAGATTTTGCTAAAAATCCACATAATGTGATTTTCAACAGTAGCAGTACGGATAATATCTATCCAATGAGTCTTACTGGAGACCTGAGTCAGAAAAActgcaccactttattttccatTGTGAACACAAGTTACACAGACTGGTACTACTTCAGAATTGAGAACGGATCATTCAGGGCAACAGCTTCTTGTGATCCTCTTCAAATAACAGTCAAAG attctcctccgaggcccagcattgagatctcaggtgatctgaaggagaatcagtctgtcactataacctgctcagctttcactccctgtccacactgccctcctgaactcacctggactctccaacaagaccctcacaacaaaatagaggaaaacacaaatcgaaccttcacaactaaaatccagaagaccttcactctgtcagacgaacatgatggattcaacatcacctgttcagccagatatcctttaaatgaaggaaaagacgtcaagacagcagaggagagaaaaacgctcagtgtttcatgtaagataataaagtgtttgttattagatcctgtcagcacatga